CCAGGTCCTCGCCGACGATCTGGGGCCAGCGGCCCATCACCCCGCCCACCGCCGCCGGGGTCTCCCAGCCGCGCTCGGCGAGCAGCCGATGGATCGCCGCACCGAGCGGCAGCGGGTCACGACCGTCGGCGCGCGCGCCGGAGCGAAGCCCTCCGCCCCTTCTGGCCTGGCGCTTCTCCTGGGCCGCCGCGCCGCGCGCGCGGGCCTGCTCCTTGGCCGCGCGCAGGGCGACGCGGGCGAGGTCCACACCGGAGGAAGCGGCCCCGGGGACCGGGGACGCCGTCGTGGACGCGGGACCCACCGGCTCCGCGGGGGACGCGGCGGAACGGGATGCACCGGGTCCGCCGGGTGCCCCCGCCCCGGGTCCGGTGGAGGGGACGCCGTTCATACCCGTGTCACCTCTCCACCGGAGACCGCGTACCGCGCGCCGCTGAGCACTTGGGGCACATCGTCGTCCACCGCCGCCGTGACAAGGACCTGCTCGCCCGGAGCGACCAGTTCCGCCAGCCGCTCGCGCCGTTTGGCGTCCAGCTCGGCGAAGACGTCGTCCAGCACGAGCACCGGTTCATGGCCCTCGGAACGCAGCAGCTCGTACGAGGCCAGCCGCAGCGCCAGCGCGTACGACCAGGACTCGCCGTGGCTCGCGTACCCCTTCGCGGGCAGCTCACCCAGCTTCAGCAGCAGCTCGTCCCGGTGCGGTCCGACGAGGGTGACCCCGCGTTCGATCTCCTGCTTGCGGGCCTCGCCGAGCGCTTCGAGCAGCAGCCCGTACAGCTCCTCGCGGCCCTCGGCACCGTCCTCCGGCGGGGCGGTGGCACCGGCGGAGGAACGGTATTCCAGCTCCAGCGGTCCGCCGCCCGGGGCCAGCGACTCGTACGCCTTGTCCGCCAGCGGGCGCAGGGTGGCCACCAGGTCGAGCCGCCGGGCCAGCAGCTCCGCGCCGACCCGGGCCAGATGCTGGTCCCAGACGTCCAGCGTGGACAGGTCCGCGCCGGACCGGCTCCCGCCGTGCCGCCGGGCCAGGGCCGCGGACTTCAGCAGGGTGTTGCGCTGCTTGAGCACCCGCTCGTAGTCGGAGCGGACGCCCGCCATCCGGGGTGAGCGCGCGGTGATCAGTTCGTCGAGGAAGCGGCGGCGGTCGCCCGGGTCGCCCTTCACCAGCGCCAGATCCTCCGGCGCGAACAGCACCGTCCGTACGATCCCCAGCGCGTCCCGCGGCCTGACCTGCGAGGACCGATTGATCCTGGCCCGGTTGGCCCGGCCCGGGTTCAGCTCCAGCTCAATGAGCTGGGAGCGGTCCCCCTGGGTGACGGCGGCCCTGATCACCGCGCGCTGGGCACCGGCCCGGACCAGGGGCGCGTCCGACGCGACCCGGTGGCTGGCGAGTGTGGCCAGATAGCCGACCGCCTCCACCAGATTGGTCTTGCCCTGCCCGTTCGCCCCCACGAAC
The nucleotide sequence above comes from Streptomyces clavuligerus. Encoded proteins:
- a CDS encoding DUF721 domain-containing protein, whose translation is MNGVPSTGPGAGAPGGPGASRSAASPAEPVGPASTTASPVPGAASSGVDLARVALRAAKEQARARGAAAQEKRQARRGGGLRSGARADGRDPLPLGAAIHRLLAERGWETPAAVGGVMGRWPQIVGEDLAKHCVPLRYDEAPDERVLTVQCDSTAWATQLRLLAPRLVARLNEDLGPGTVRMIKVLGPGAPKKGYGPLRAPGSRGPGDTYG
- the recF gene encoding DNA replication/repair protein RecF (All proteins in this family for which functions are known are DNA-binding proteins that assist the filamentation of RecA onto DNA for the initiation of recombination or recombinational repair.); amino-acid sequence: MHVTHLSLADFRSYARVEVPLGPGVSSFVGANGQGKTNLVEAVGYLATLASHRVASDAPLVRAGAQRAVIRAAVTQGDRSQLIELELNPGRANRARINRSSQVRPRDALGIVRTVLFAPEDLALVKGDPGDRRRFLDELITARSPRMAGVRSDYERVLKQRNTLLKSAALARRHGGSRSGADLSTLDVWDQHLARVGAELLARRLDLVATLRPLADKAYESLAPGGGPLELEYRSSAGATAPPEDGAEGREELYGLLLEALGEARKQEIERGVTLVGPHRDELLLKLGELPAKGYASHGESWSYALALRLASYELLRSEGHEPVLVLDDVFAELDAKRRERLAELVAPGEQVLVTAAVDDDVPQVLSGARYAVSGGEVTRV